The genomic window GCTCCGGGGCACCGGGGTGCGGAGGGTCGGGGGCGGGCGGGGCGTCGCCGCGGGTGGCGTCGGGGTGAGGTCTCGGGCACGTCTTCCTCATGGGATCGGGGGCCTGCAGTGTCTCACGCGCGCCTGGGGATAACTCGCCCCACGAGCACCGCGAGCCCCCGCAGCCACGACCGCAAGCGCTGAGTCACACGAGCGTCATCCACAGAGAATCCCACTTATCCACAGATTCGCCACGAATCTCGGGGTTGCGGGGCTGTGGGTCGGGGTGGTCCACGAAACTGGCGGGATGACGAGGATCGAGGAACCGGTTCCGCGTGCGGCGGACGGCCCTGCACACCCCGCTCCACACCGGAGACGGCGCGTCGCCCCCAGGATCGACCCCGTAATCCACGCCTGACACCCACTTGTCCACAGCGGTGCCGTCGGCACCGTTTGTCAGGCCCCTGCCGCGGCGTTAGGGTCACGCGCGCGGACCGCCCGGGAGCCGCGCTGAGGAGGCAGGCATGACGGACATCGGTCAGGCGAGCGGACCCCGCTTCGAGCCCCGCCGCGGCGCGAACGACGGCGGCCCCGCCGAGTCCGGCGGCGCCCGCTTCGACGGCGTCTTCGACCGCGTCCCGCCCCAGGACCTCGACGCCGAGATGGCCACCCTCGGCGGCATGCTGCTGAGCAAGGAGGCCGTCACCGACGTCATCGAGGTGCTGCGCGGCCCCGAGTTCTACAAGCCCGCGCACGAGGAGATCTTCGACGCCATCGTCGAGGTCTACAACCGCTCCGAGCCCGCCGACGCCCTCATCGTCGGCGACGAGCTAGCCAAGCGCGGCCAGCTCGAGCGCGTCGGCGGCGCCCCCTACCTCGCCAGCCTCATGGCCGCCGTCCCCACCGCCGCCAACGCCGCCTACTACGCGCGCATCGTCCGCGAGAAGGCCCTCATGCGCGGCCTCGTCCAGGCAGGTACGCGCATCACCCAGCTCGGCTACTCCACCGACGCCGGCGACATCGCCGAGCTCGTCACCCTCGCCGAGGCGGAGGTCTACTCCGTCGCCCACACCGAGGGCGAGAAGGAGGACTACATCGCCGTCGGGGAGCTGCTCAACGAGGCGAACCTCGAGATCGAGGCCGGCCAGTCCCGCGAGAACGGCGCCATGACGGGCGTGCCCACGGGCTTCGTCGAGCTCGACGAGCTGACCGGCGGTCTGCACCCGGGTCAGATGATCATCGTCGCGGCCCGCCCCGCCATGGGAAAGTCGACGCTCGCCGTGGACTTCTGCCGCTCCGCGTCCATCCACTCGCGCGACGAGAACGGCGACCTCATCCCCTCGTGCTACTTCTCCCTGGAGATGGGGCGCATGGAGCTCATGATGCGCATCCTCGCCGCGGAGTCCGGCGTCTCCATGAACAAGCTGCGCGGCGGCTCGCCCATGGACGAGCGCGACTGGGAGGACGTGGCCCGCGCCTACAACCCCGTGAGCGAGGCGCCCCTCTACATCGACGACTCCCCGAACCTCACGATGCCCGAGATCCGCTCGAAGGCGCTGCGCCTCAAGCAGCAGAACAACCTGGGCCTCATGGTCATCGACTACCTGCAGCTCATGAGCTCGGGCAAGCGCGTCGAGTCGCGTCAGCAGGAGGTCTCGGAGTTCTCCCGGTCCCTCAAGCTGCTGGCCAAGGAGCTCGAGATCCCCGTCATCGCCGTGGCCCAGCTGAACCGAGGCCCCGAGCAGCGCACCGGCAACAAGCCTCAGATGTCCGACCTGCGCGAGTCCGGCTCGCTGGAGCAGGACGCCGACATCATCATGCTGCTGCACCGCCCGGAGTACTACCAGGAGGAGGAGCGCCCCGGCGAGGCCGACATCATCGTCGCGAAGCACCGCAACGGCCAGACGCGCACCATCCCCGTCGCCTTCCAGGGGCACCTGTCGCGCTTCGCCAACATGGCGCGCGACGTCACCCCCGAGCCCGACTACGAGTGAACGTGGTCGGCTGAGCCTCGCGGAGGAGGGCGCGCTCCGTCGTCGACGCCGACCTCGTACCTTTCGCGCTCAGACCCACGCCCCTGCTGGTGGTCTCGGGACGCAAGGTACGAGTTCGGCGGTGGGCGTCGGCCGATGGTGCCGCTGAGCCGAGACCGGAGGACGCACGGGCGGCCCGCACCGGATCCACCGGTGCGGGCCGCCCGTCGTCGGCGGGGGAGCCGGGGCCTCAGCCCTCGTACCAGCCCTGCCAGACGTAGGTGAAGGGGATGTTCCCGCGCATGCCGATGGAGGCGTTGACGACGTTCTTCGCCGTGACGGCCGCCTCGAGCGGGGTGGCGCCCTTGGCGAGCTCGGCGGTGACCGCCGCGGCCAGGGTGCAGCCGGCGCCGTGAACGCGCACGTCGCCGACGGTCTCGGTCTCGAGGACCTCGAGCGTCGTGCCGTCGTAGAAGACGTCGAGCGCGGTGCCGGTGCCGAGCGTCGGACCGGCCTTGGCGAGCACGTTCGGGACGCCCTGGTCGTGGATGCGCTTGGCGGCGTCCTTGAGCTGCTCGACGGTCGTGATCTCGTCCATGCCGGCGAGGGTCGCGGACTCGAAGAGGTTCGGGGTCGTCATCGTGGCGCGGGGCAGGATCTTGGCGCGCAGGGCGTCGTCGACCGCCTTGGCCTCGGCGAACTCCTGGCCCTTGCAGATGAGGACCGGGTCGAGGACGATGTTCTTGAAGGAGTAGGTCGTGAGGGCCTCGTCGACGGCGTCGATCGTGGGGGCCGAGCCGAGCATGCCGATCTTGACGGCGTCGATGCGCGGGTTGACGCCGACGCAGGCCTCGATCTGGTCGAGGATGACCTGAGGCTCGATGCCGACGACGCGGTGGTCGAAGTCCTTCTTCGGGTCCATGGACACGATGCAGGTCAGCGCCACGCAGCCGTAGACGCCCAGCTGCTGGAAGGTCTTGAGGTCGGTCTGGGCCCCGGCGCCGCCGGAGGCCTCCGATCCCGCGATGGCCAGTGCGATGGGCGGGGTGGTCTTGACAGGGTCGCTCATGGGGGAAGCGTGCCCCCGCTCGCGCCCGGGGACAAGCCCGCGGCGGCGCGTCTTGGCTGAAGACCGCGAACGGTTCCGTTCCGCGGTCTTCCACGGACCCGTCAGGGAGAACGACGGCGGGGCCGGGACCCGCTCGTGAGCGGGAGCCCGGCCCCGCCGTCGGCGGTGCGCCGCCCGTCAGGCGCTGGCGACCGTGAAGCGCTCGGTGCGGTGGTCGTCGTTCTCGGCCTCGTCGACGAGGGCGAGGGCCATGTCCTCGGCGGCGAGGCGCTCACCGGCGGGGGAGTCCTTGCCGACGACGTAGGCGCCGGAGGCGCGGCCCTCCGGGTACAGCGGGGCGGGGGAGACGAAGCTCCAGCGAACGGCCGTGCCGGCGGCGCGCAGGTCCTCGAGGACCTCGGCGTAGGCGAGGGCCTCGGGCTTCCAGTCCTCCGGGAAGTCCCCGTCGACGAGGCGCTTGCCCTCGGCGTCGAGCAGCGAGCCGGCGCCGCCGACGACGATGAAGCGGCCCTTGGGGGAGGCGGCGATGAGGTTGCGGTAGATCTCCGGGGCCTTCTCCGCGAGGCCGCCGATGGCGAGGATCGTGACGTCGTTGCCGTTGATGAGGTCGACGAGGTCGGAGGTCTTGGCGACGTCGAGCTCGACGTTCTTGTCGGCGGCCTCGTGCTCGCTGCCGGAGCGGGTCGCGTTGGTGACGGTGTGGTCGCGGCGCTTGGCCTCGGCGATGACGGCCTTGCCGGTGCGGCCGGTGCCTCCGATGACGGCGATGTTCATGGGCTTCTCCTTCGAGGGGACGGGTCAGGGGGCGGCGCCGGTGGCGCCGTCGTCGGCCCGGTCGGGTGCGCCGTTGAAGACGCAACTTCGTCACCGGGGACGCTACCCGCGGCACGTCGCCCCCGCACCCCCGGTGCGCCGCCGGTGAACGACGGCGCGCCGAGGCCCGTAGCGCCCCGCGCGGGACGGCCGGGCGGTCGCAGGTCGGGCAAGCGCTCCCCGAAGCGCCACGAATCGTGGACGATGGGGCCATGAGCGCGAAGAAGCAGCCCGCACCCTCCCCGGCCTCCGTCCCCTCGTCACTCCAGGCCTCCACCGAGGCCTTCGCCGCCGGCTCGCACGTCCCCGCCGCCGTGCGCGACGCCGTCGACGCCGTCCTCGACGCCGCCGGCACCGCGGGCTCGGACCGCGCCATCCTCACCACCCGCATCGAGCAGTGGTACCCCGACGTCGCCGACGGCCTCGCCACCCTCTACGGGGAGCCCGCCGCCACGGACTCCGCCGTCGCCCTCCTCTCCGCCGCCGCCAGGGCCTACACCGAACGCTCCGCCGCCCTGCGGCGCCTCGACCTGGCCCGCACCCTCAACCCCACCTGGGCCCAGGACCCCAGCCGCATCGGGTACGCCGGCTACACCGAGCGCTTCGCCGGGGACCTGCGCGGCGTCGAGAAGCGCATCCCCTACCTGCGCGAGCTCGGCGTCTCCTACCTCCACCTCATGCCGCTGCTCACCCCGCGCCCCGGGGACTCCGACGGCGGCTACGCCGTCGCCGACTACCGCCAGGTCCGCCCAGACCTCGGCTCCATGGACGACCTCGAGCACCTCACGGGCGAGCTCCGCAAGGAGGGCATGAGCCTCGTCGTCGACCTCGTCCTCAACCACGTCGCCAAGGAGCACGAGTGGGCCCAGCGCGCCCGCAAGGGCGAGCAGAGGTACCGCGACTACTTCTTCATCTACCCCGACCGCACCGAGCCCGACGAGTACGAGAAGACCCTGCCCGAGATCTTCCCCGACTTCGCCCCCGGCAACTTCACCTGGGACGACGCCGCCGGCGGCTGGGTGTGGACCACCTTCAACTCCTTCCAGTGGGACCTCAACTGGCGCAACCCCGCCGTCATGAGCGAGTTCGTCGACATCATCCTGGGGCTCGCCAACCGCGGCGTGGAGGTCCTGCGCCTCGACGCCATCGCCTTCACCATCAAGCGCAAGGGCACCGACTGCCAGGGGCAGCCCGAGGTCCACGCCATCACCGAGGTGCTGCGCGCGATCACCCGCATCGCGTGCCCCGCCATCGACCTCAAGGCCGAGGCCATCGTCGCGCCCTCCGAGCTCCTCCAGTACCTCGGTCAGGGCAAGTACACGGGCAAGGTCTCCGACCTCGCCTACCACAACTCCCTCATGGTCCAGGTCTGGTCCATGCTCGCCGCCCGCAACGTCACCCTCGGCGCCCACGCCCTGCGCTCCCTGCCGGTCGAGCCCTCCACGGCCACGTGGATCACCTACATCCGCTGCCACGACGACATCGGCTGGGCGATCTCCGACGACGACGCCGCCGCCGTCGGCCTGGAGGGTTACTGGCACCGTGTCTTCCTCTCCGACTGGTACGCGGGCCTCTACCCGGGCTCCGACGCCCGCGGCCTCGTCTTCCAGTACAACCCGGTCACCAACGACCGCCGCATCTCCGGCACCGCCGCCTCCCTCATCGGGATCGAGGCCGCCGCCGAGGCTGTCGAGGGCGTCGACGACGACACGCCCGCCTGGAAGGAGGAGGAGACCCGCACCTGGCTCGAGGAGCGGCTCAACGCCCTGCGCATGGCCAACGCCATCATCTACGGCTGGGGCGGCATCCCCGTCATCTGGTCCGGTGACGAGCTCGCCCAGCTCAACGACCCCAACTGGGACACCGAGGAGGGTCACGAGGCCGACTCCCGCTGGGCCGGCCGCCCGCGCCTGGACGAGTCGCGCGTCGCGAACCGCCACGACCGCTCCACCATCGAGGGCCGTGTCTTCTCCGACCTCGCGCACCTCGGCGAGGTCCGCGCGAGCCTGCCGCAGCTGAGCGCCGACGTGCGCACGCAGGTCGCCCCGGTCGACGACGAGGGCGTCCTCGTCACCTTCCGCGACCACCCGCGCGGCTCCTTCGTGGGCGTCTACAACGTGACCCCCGACTGGCGGCACGTGCCCGCGTGGCGCCTCGCCGAGTACGGCGTGCTGGGCGCCGAGGACGCGCTCACCGGCACGGTGCCCTCCGGCTCGACGACGCTCGAGGGCGCCGGCGACGGCATGGTCCCCGTGCCGCCCTACGCCGCCTGGTGGCTCGTCCGCCCGACCGACTGAGCTGAGGACCGGGCGCGGAGCCCCCACCCACCCACCACAGCCGCAGAGGCAGACATCCTCGGCAGACTGCGACGCCGTCGGCGCCACGGTTTGCCGAGGATGTCTGCCTCTGCGTGGAGCGCGGGCGGGAGCGAGCGCCCGTCGGCCCACCCGGGTGGAACGCCGGGTGGAACGCGCGCGCCCACCCTCCCGGAGGGGCGGGCCCACCATGCATGATGGGCCCATGACCACCCGTGACCTCGCGGGAGCCCGGCCCCAGGACGCCACAAGCGACCTCGCCGCCTCCCACAGCGCCGTCAGCGTCGACGCCACCGCCGACGCCGCCACCACGACCGCCGACGGACTGACCGCCCACGCCCTGTCCACCTCGACGCCCGCCGCCCTCATGGCCGGGGAGATCACCGCGGAGGAGGCCACCCGGCCCCTGTCCGTCTTCGACCTCCTGCGCATCGGCATCGGCCCGTCCTCGTCCCACACCGTCGGCCCCATGCGCGCCGGTCGCGCCTTCGCCCTCGCCCTGGCCGACGTCGTCGCCGCGGACGACGCCGCCCGCGTCAGCCTCGACGGGGCCACCGGCGTCGGAGGCCCCGACGGGCCACGTGCTGCTGATCCGGCCGCGTCGGCTCCGCTGCGCTCCGCCGCCCGCACCACTGAGCCGATCACCCGCGTCACCGTCGAGCTCTACGGGTCCCTCGGCGCCACCGGCCGGGGACACGCCACCGACCGCGCCGTCGTCATGGGCCTGGCCGGCTACGAGCCGCAGTCCGTGCCCTCGGCCGTGTGCGAGCACCTCATGGAGGAGGTGGAGGAGGCCCATGAGGTCGCCGTCCCCGGCGTCGGCGCCATCCCCTTCACCCCGAGCCAGGACATCCACTTCCTGCCCGGCCGGATCCTCCCGTACCACGTCAACGGCCTCACCATCACCGCGTACTGCGCGGCCGGCGGCGAGGTCCTGCGCCGCACCTACTACTCGGTGGGCGGCGGCTTCGTCATGGAGGACGTCGGCACCCCCGGCGCCCCCTCCATCCAGGCGCTCGCGACGGCGACGGCGGCCGCGGCCCACGCCACCCCCGCGCCCTACCCCTTCTCCTCCTCGGCCGAGCTCCTCGAGATCTGCGAGCGCGAGGGACTGAGCGTCTCCGAGGTCGTCATGGCCAACGAGGTCTCCGCGCGCGACGAGGACGAGGTCGAGGCCTACCTCACCGAGCTGCACGACACGATGACCGCGTGCGTCGACGCCGGCATGGACGCCGAGGGGACCCTTCCCGGCGGGCTGAACGTGCGCCGCCGCGCCAAGGCCCTCCACGAGCACCTCCTCGCCCAGCGCACCGGCCCCGCCCGCAGCTTCACCATGGCCGACCCTATGCGCGGCATGGACTGGGTGGACCTGTACGCGCTCGCGGTCAACGAGGAGAACGCGGCCGGGCGGCGCGTCGTCACCGCCCCGACGAACGGCGCCGCCGGCATCGTCCCGGCCGTCATGCGCTACTACGAGGACTTCATCCCGGGCGCCGACGCCGCAGGAGTGCGCCGCTACCTGCTGGCCGCCACGGCCGTGGGAAGCCTCATCAAGACGAACGCCTCGATCGCGGGCGCCGAGGTCGGCTGCCAGGGCGAGGTCGGCTCGGCGTCGTCGATGGCGGCCGCCGGGCTCGCCGAGGCACTCGGCGCGACCCCCGCGCAGGTGGAGAACGCCGCGGAGATCGCCATGGAGCACAACCTCGGCCTCACCTGCGACCCTGTGGGCGGGCTCGTCCAGATCCCCTGCATCGAGCGCAACGCCGTCGCCGCGGTCAAGGCGATCAACGCCGCGCGCATGGCGATGTGGGGCGAGGGCCGCCACGAGGTCAGCCTCGACACCGTCATCGAGACGATGCGCCAGACCGGCGAGGACATGCTCTCCAAGTACAAGGAGACCTCGACGGGCGGGCTCGCCGTCAACGTCGTGGAGTGCTGACGGAGGTCGGCTGAGCCGGCAGGGGTGGTGTGACGCCGTCGCAGATGTCATCACCGGCGTTGGACCGACGACGCTTCGGTCTCCGAACGGAGGTCGGATTGGTGTCGGAGGCACGTGGCATCATCGGGACATGGCAGAGTCCCAGGCCGAGTCGACGAGCACCGCGTACACCATCACGCAATTGCGTGAACTGGTGTCGAGCGGAGGGCTGCGCGTCCCCCAGTTCCAGCGCTCCTTCCGCTGGGACGCCAAGGACGTGAGCAGCCTTTTCGACTCCATCGTCAAGGGATACCCCTTCGGCAGCCTCCTCCTGTGGCAGCGGGAGGCGCCGGAGGATCAGATCACGGTCGGCGCGCTGCGGATCCCGGCGCCGCAGCGCCATGACGCCCTGTGGGTGGTCGACGGCCAGCAGCGCGTGACCAGCCTCGTCAACGCCGTCGATCCGGTCGGGGCCCGGGACCCGCGCTTCGCCTTGGGCTACTCCCTGCGGCACGACGAGATCGTGCGCGGATCGGCCCTCAACGACCCCCTCGCCATCCCGCTGCCGGACCTCTACGACTTCTCCCGGGCGTTGGCCTGGCTCAGTGAGAACCCCGAGGCAGCGGACAGAGCTGCACAGGTGCAGGAGCTTGCCGGCCGCCTCAACAGGATCACGGTCCCGGCCACGGTGATGAAGAACGCCGACGAGGGCACGCTCCGTGAGGTCTTCGACCGCATCAACTCTCGCGGCCGGCGCCTCACGGAGGCGGAGATCTTCGACGCCATCCACGGCGGTCCCGGAGCGGGCACGACGGTGGACGGGATCGCCGAGCGGGTGCAGGCGCAGACCCTCTTCGGTCACGTCGAGGCCAAGACCGTCGTGCAGGCGCTCCTGGTGCGTCGCCACACCGACATCTCCCGGGACGTCCACGGCGAGTTCAGTGAGAGCCGACGGCGTGCGAGCGACTTCCCCGAGGAGACGGAGGCGGAGGCCTTCGACGCCACGGAACGGGCCCTCGTCGCGGCGGTGCGCTTCCTCCAGGACGTCTGCGGGATCCCGCACATGACCCTCGTGCCCTTCCGCTTCCAGCTCCTCGTGCTCGTCCGCGTCTTCGCCTTCTTCCCGGCTCCGCACGACCGCAACGTCGAGCTGCTCAGTCGGTGGGTGTGGCGCACTAGCGCCGGGGCTGGGCGGCTGGGCCTCGCTGGGTCGCAGACGGACCTGCGTCGACTGGCCGGCTACGTCGTCCCGGACGACGAGTCCGGTTCCGTCCAGCGGCTCGTCCGGGACGCTGCGCTCGACGACGGGCCGGACGTCCCGGATCTCCGCGTCTTCCGGGCGACGCGTTCCGACTCCAAGATGATCCTCGCCGCCCTGTGGAACCGGGCGCCCGTCGATGCCGTCACCAGCGAGCCGATCAGCCGGGAGGTGCTCGCGGAGGCTCTGACCGGGGCGTCGACCCCGGCGCCGGTCGTCGCCGATCTCGTCCCTGCGGGTGGCCTGCCGGACGACGCCCCGATCGCGGCGGCCAAGATGATCTCGATCCGCGAGGGGCGCGATCTCCTCGACGCAATCGACGAGGGCACTGATCTAGCTTCCCTGCTCCTCGATGAGGTCATGGTGGAGCGCCTGAGGGCTCGCGACGTGTCGGGCTTCCTCGCGCGGAGGGCGAAAGCGCTCACGGTCTACCTCACGGACTTCCTCGATGCACGGACCGCCTGGGCGCAGGATGACACGCCCCCGCTGGCTGACCTCGTCTTCGACGACGATGACGAGGAGGACGGGCAGGTGGCGCTGTGACCGAGGCTGTCTACGCGGTGCGTCTCCACGGCGAGCACGTCGGCGCCATCCAGCAGCGGGACCGCTTCACCGTCTTCGCTTTCGACCCCGACTACTGGGAGCGTCCGGACCGGTGCGTCCTGGGGCTCTGGTTCGAGGACCACCCCCGGGAGCGCCCGAAGGCCACGAACGCTGTACCCGCCTGGTTCTCGGGCTTGCTCCCTGAGGGCCCCCTCCGTGAGCTGATCGCCCGTGAGCAGGGGGTGAGCACCTATCGGGAGATGGAGCTCCTGGCCCGGATCGGCGCGGACCTGCCGGGCGCCGTCACCGTGGTGCCCGATCCTGAGGCCGGCATCGACGCCGACTTCACGCGGGTGCGCGAGGAGCGCCGGGGTCGGCGGCCCCTCCCGGCCCCCCTGCTGCACCGCGCCTCGCTGGCCGGCATGGTGATGAAGTACTCCATGAGTATGCGCGGTGGACGCATGGCGGCCCCGGCGCATGACGAGGACGGCGACTGGATCCTCAAGACGCCGGACCCCACCTTCCCGGCGCTCCCCGAGAACGAGTACACCGTCATGAGCCTCGCGAGGTGGGTCGGTATCGAGGTGCCGGAGACCGTCCTGTGGGAGCGGGACAGCATTGACGACCTCGGGGACGGTGCGTGGCGCTCGGCGGAGACGACGGCCTACGCGATCCGTCGCTTCGACCGGTCCCCGGCAGGCAGGATCCACATCGAGGACTTCGCTCAGGTCCGGGGGACGTCGGGCACGGGCGATGCGAAGTACCGCTCCACGGTGGAGACGGTCGCAGGTATCGCCTACCGCGGCCAGGACAGTGACTCACTGCGGGAGATGGTGCGCCGGAGCGTCTTCAACCTGCTCGTGGGCAACGGGGACGCGCACCTCAAGAACTGGTCGCTCATCTACGACGACGGGCGTCGAGCGAGGCTCTCACCCGCCTATGACCTCGTGTGCACCGGGGCGTACGAGGGGCACGTGGAGCTCGCTCTGCCCTTCGGGGGAGCGACGCGCCTCGCCGACGTCACACGTGAGTCCTTCGCGAGGCTCGCGGGGCTCCTCCACGTGGGTGAGGCGGAGGTCCTCGACGTCGTCGACGAGACCGTGGAGCGATTCCGCGAGGCGTGGGCTGAGGGTGCTGTCGGCGATCTTGCCCCCGCTCCGGTCCGCGCATGGATTGATGAGCATCTGGAGGCAACCTCGCTGTGCCTGGCGCGGCGCTCCTGAGTCGTCGAGGCGCGCCGACGTGCGGTGATCACCTTCCAGTGTCGTCCTCATCGTACGGCTCGGGGAGCTCGTCCCGGAGCCACGATGCAATGCCCATCAGGTTGTCGATGTGCGTCTCATCTAGGATCTGGACGGCTCGACCCACAGCGTCGATGAGCCTCCGCTGCCCCCGCGAGTCGAGAGTGTCAGGCATGGCGAGGCCGATCCGTCGGGCGCGCTCTCCAGGATTGACGATCGCCCACCACAGGCACAGGTTCGTCACCGAGAGGTCGAGGCCGGCCGCCCGGTGATGGTCAAGCTCGGTGAACGTGTTGCAGGTGAGGGGCTCCTTGACCACGTCGTAGAGCCAGGCGACGTCGTCAGGGGCCACGATGTGGCTCACGTGGGAGACCCGGAGAACGTCCGATGTGTGCTCGACCGCGTCAGCGGGGAAAGAGTCACGAAATCGGAGCTCACGATGGATCTGCTTGTAGAAGGGAGCGAGATCTTCTCCCCGCACGGCCCGCCCGCTCCGTCCGTAGTACAGGAGCATGTGCAGAAGCGCCGTGAGGCTCACTGTGGCAGATGAGGAGTAGCCAAGCAGCTCGGCATGCTCGGCTGGGGTCAGGATCGGGGTCAGTTGCAGCCTGTGCTGGGCACGCATGCGCACCTCGGCCCTCAGGGAGGGCGTGTCCTGCTGCTCCGCTTCGTCGAGGAGATCATGGTCGACGCCCCTCTCCCAACCCATAAGATCGCGCACCGTGCTGAGCGGCAGGGTCTCATCCCCGGCGCGGTTGGTGATGGTCGCGCTCAACAGGGCTTCGATGATGATCGAGCGAGCGGTCGCAGCGGTGCGGTCGTGCAGCATGCCCCAGGGAGAGTCGCCGTGAGGGAATGTCTCACTGATGAAGCGAGAATTGAGAATCGCCTTGACCTGGGCCGAAGTGAGGCGGCACGGGTGTCCGGTGATCTGCTTGGCGAGCTCGCGGTATGCGGCGAGGGGAACGCGTTCGAGATACCTGCTCTCGTCCGCCTCCGCTCGACGTGTGAGGCTGCGGGATGAAGACCACGGGTCGTCGTCCTTCAGGGTGAGAAGGCCTGAGAATTCATCCGCGCGGACACGTGGAGCCTTGTCGGACGTGGTGGTCCGTCCCATCATCGGTTCAGTGAGTGCGGCGTCCGCCTCGAGCAGGTCTCGTATGAGGGCGTCGGCGTCCTGGACGTCTTGAAGGACCCGGTGGAGAAGGGAGGACCTTGTTGGTCCGGGCAGATCGGCGTCGGTTGCTGCGCGGATCAGCGTGTCGCGTCGACCGTCAAGAATGCCGTTCAGTACAGCGGGGCTGGGTAGCCGAAGGGAGCGGATGAACCGACTCCGGGGGTGCCGGGAGGTCTTGACAACTCGGTCACACGCATCATGAAAGTCCAACCACCGGAATTGTGAATTGATGGTGATCGCGAGGAGCTTGCGTTGCTCGTCCTGGTCTTCTGCTCGCCTAATCAGTTCAACGATCTGGACGGTTTGGTGGCCGGACGCTTCAGAAGCGTCGTGATGGTTTCTGCGCCGCAGGAGCTCCGCATGCCCGGCCCGATAGGATCTTTGCCTATCCCAAGCGATGTCTGCTCTCGGATAACTGCTCGAACGCACTCGTCTGGCGGATAGATAAAGGATGGTGAGGACATTGAGGGTGAGGGTGGCGGCGACTACGGCAAAGGAGGCCGACCATCTGGCGACGATGAGTCTTACGGCAAACTTGTTGACCTCTCGGTGCGACATGTATTGGCTGGCAAAGGGTGCGACGACGACCCATGCAACGGCGAGTTGGAAGATCCATGTGGACAGAATTGCCGCTGCCATCGTCCAGGAATACGAGGCGGTGTGGATGTTCTTCCCCATGTAAATGGGACCCGAATGCTGGTCGCGAGCGATGGCGGACATTGCGGTCGCCGAGAACGTGAGGAGGGTGACTAGGCCGACCGCGCCCTTGAGCATCATGCTGACTGGGGGGTTCGCGAGCGCATTGCCGCTAGTCACTATCGACCACGGCCAGAGTTGATCTCTGCTCATGGGGACCGCGGTGAGGCATGCCGTGATGGCGAGTACTAGGAACGTTGGGTATGAGGTCAATGATCTCTGGATGTGGTAGCTTCTTCGATCCCAGCGGTCGCGTAGTTCTCGGTACTGGACGTACAGCCAGTTGCCTTGCGACATACTGATCATCAAGATTACGAGAAGTGCGACGATGGGCCAGGGAATGCCGCTCATGACTCCAAGCCTATGGCGTCGGCAGAGGGGGGCGGCCCGATGGTTGGCTGGAGGTGATCCACTGCATTCGGTCGCCTTTCGAGGTGGCCGTCAACTTGCTCCGGATCGCCGGGGTGTGCACCGGGTGTATTCGTTCTCTGAACTGGAGGGCGCCCATCTCGCCGCCGTCGGCAGTCGAGGCGAGCACAGTCCCTAGACCACCCGTGCGTCGAGGTCATGATTGGTTCCCTACCCACCTGCTCTCCGGCCATCATGTGTGACGGTGACGCCCTGGTCGCCGGTGGCGGCTCATGGGGCTGGGGAGGCGTGCGCGGCAGCGCCATGAGCGTGCAGGTGGAGTAGG from Actinomyces radicidentis includes these protein-coding regions:
- a CDS encoding L-serine ammonia-lyase, with product MTTRDLAGARPQDATSDLAASHSAVSVDATADAATTTADGLTAHALSTSTPAALMAGEITAEEATRPLSVFDLLRIGIGPSSSHTVGPMRAGRAFALALADVVAADDAARVSLDGATGVGGPDGPRAADPAASAPLRSAARTTEPITRVTVELYGSLGATGRGHATDRAVVMGLAGYEPQSVPSAVCEHLMEEVEEAHEVAVPGVGAIPFTPSQDIHFLPGRILPYHVNGLTITAYCAAGGEVLRRTYYSVGGGFVMEDVGTPGAPSIQALATATAAAAHATPAPYPFSSSAELLEICEREGLSVSEVVMANEVSARDEDEVEAYLTELHDTMTACVDAGMDAEGTLPGGLNVRRRAKALHEHLLAQRTGPARSFTMADPMRGMDWVDLYALAVNEENAAGRRVVTAPTNGAAGIVPAVMRYYEDFIPGADAAGVRRYLLAATAVGSLIKTNASIAGAEVGCQGEVGSASSMAAAGLAEALGATPAQVENAAEIAMEHNLGLTCDPVGGLVQIPCIERNAVAAVKAINAARMAMWGEGRHEVSLDTVIETMRQTGEDMLSKYKETSTGGLAVNVVEC
- a CDS encoding DUF262 domain-containing protein, producing the protein MAESQAESTSTAYTITQLRELVSSGGLRVPQFQRSFRWDAKDVSSLFDSIVKGYPFGSLLLWQREAPEDQITVGALRIPAPQRHDALWVVDGQQRVTSLVNAVDPVGARDPRFALGYSLRHDEIVRGSALNDPLAIPLPDLYDFSRALAWLSENPEAADRAAQVQELAGRLNRITVPATVMKNADEGTLREVFDRINSRGRRLTEAEIFDAIHGGPGAGTTVDGIAERVQAQTLFGHVEAKTVVQALLVRRHTDISRDVHGEFSESRRRASDFPEETEAEAFDATERALVAAVRFLQDVCGIPHMTLVPFRFQLLVLVRVFAFFPAPHDRNVELLSRWVWRTSAGAGRLGLAGSQTDLRRLAGYVVPDDESGSVQRLVRDAALDDGPDVPDLRVFRATRSDSKMILAALWNRAPVDAVTSEPISREVLAEALTGASTPAPVVADLVPAGGLPDDAPIAAAKMISIREGRDLLDAIDEGTDLASLLLDEVMVERLRARDVSGFLARRAKALTVYLTDFLDARTAWAQDDTPPLADLVFDDDDEEDGQVAL
- a CDS encoding type II toxin-antitoxin system HipA family toxin; its protein translation is MTEAVYAVRLHGEHVGAIQQRDRFTVFAFDPDYWERPDRCVLGLWFEDHPRERPKATNAVPAWFSGLLPEGPLRELIAREQGVSTYREMELLARIGADLPGAVTVVPDPEAGIDADFTRVREERRGRRPLPAPLLHRASLAGMVMKYSMSMRGGRMAAPAHDEDGDWILKTPDPTFPALPENEYTVMSLARWVGIEVPETVLWERDSIDDLGDGAWRSAETTAYAIRRFDRSPAGRIHIEDFAQVRGTSGTGDAKYRSTVETVAGIAYRGQDSDSLREMVRRSVFNLLVGNGDAHLKNWSLIYDDGRRARLSPAYDLVCTGAYEGHVELALPFGGATRLADVTRESFARLAGLLHVGEAEVLDVVDETVERFREAWAEGAVGDLAPAPVRAWIDEHLEATSLCLARRS